The genomic segment TCCGCTCGGCGGGCCGGCCGAGCGGCCGGCAGGCTGGGGCCCAGCCTGCCGGTTGACCATTTCGCCCCTGTTGCAGGGGCATGTCCCGCCGGGAAAACCCGACCTTGACAACAAAGCTGAGCTGCCATCAACTAATCGGATGACCGATCCGGCCGCCGATGTCGCCGCGCCCTCGACCGGTCCCGCCCCGCGCGGGCTCGACCTCGACCGGCTCGCCGCCCATCTGGCCGTCCACCGGCCGGACCTGAGCGGGCCGCTGTCGGCGCGGCTGATCGCCGGCGGCAAGTCCAACCTCACCTACCTGCTGCGCGCCGGTGACCGCGAGGTCGTGCTGCGCCGCCCCCCGCTGGGTCACGTGCTGGCCACCGCCCACGACATGGCCCGCGAGCACCGGGTGATCTCGGCGCTCGCGCCGACCGGCGTACCGGTGCCGGAGGCGCTGCTGCTCTGCGCCCACGAGAGCGTGATCGGCGCGCCGTTCTACCTGATGGCGAAGGTCGACGGCGAGGTCTACCGGCGGCGGGAGCAGACCGACGCGCTCACCTCCGCCCAGCGGCACGACCTCGCCATGGCGATGATGGACACGCTCGCCACGCTGCACCGGGTCGAGCCGGCCGAGGTGGGCCTGGCCGACTTCGGCCGGCCGGAGGGCTACCTGGGCCGGCAGGTACGCCGCTGGGCCGGCCAGCTCGACCGGTCCCGCAGCCGGCCGCTGCCCGGCATCGACGAACTGCGCGACACGCTGGCCGCCAGCGTGCCCGAGGGCGCGAACGCGGGCCGGATCGTGCACGGCGACTACCGGCTGGACAACCTGCTCGCCGGCGTCGACCCGGTGGCGGTGCGGGCGGTGCTCGACTGGGAGATGGCCACGCTCGGCGACCCGCTGGCCGACCTCGGGCTGCTGCTGACGTACTGGGACGTGCTCGGCGACAGCGACCACGGCGAGGGCAACCCGGTCGCCGACGGCATCGGGCCGCGCGCCGGTTTCCCCACCGGCGCCGAGCTGATCGAGCGGTACGCCGGACGCAGCGACGTCGACGTCGGCCCGCTGCACTGGCACGTGGCGCTCGGCTGTTTCAAGCTCGCGGTGATCTGCGAGGGCATCCACTACCGGCACACGCTCGGGCAGACGCTGGGCGAGGGCTTCGACCGGATCGGCGACATGGTGGCGCCGCTCGTGGCACACGGGTTGCGCGCGGTGAGGGAGAACTAGATGGAGTTCGCGTACGACGACCGCACGGTCGAGCTGCGGCAGCGGCTGGAGGCGTTCCTCACCGAGTGCGTGTACCCGGCCGAGCCGGTGCACCACGAGCAGGTGGCCGCCGCCGGCGACCCGTGGGCCCGCCCGCCGGTGATGGAGGAGCTGAAGGCGCAGGCGCGGGAGCGCGGGCTGTGGAACCTGTTCCTGCCCGACGCGCGCTACGGCGCCGGCCTGACCAACCTCCAGTACGCGCCGCTGGCCGAGCTGACCGGGCGCAGCCCGCACCTGGCGCCGGAGGCGCTCAACTGCGCCGCGCCGGACACCGGCAACATGGAGCTGCTCGCCGAGTTCGGCTCCGAGGCGCAGCGCAAGCAGTGGCTCATGCCGCTGCTCGCCGGGGAGATCCGGTCCGCGTTCTGCATGACCGAGCCGGAGGTGGCCTCCTCCGACGCGACGAACATCGGCACCCGGATCGTCCGCGACGGCGACCACTACGTCGTCAACGGCCGCAAGTGGTGGTCGTCCGGGGCGATGGACCCGCGCTGCGAGATCTTCATCGTGATGGGCAAGACCGACCCGGACGCCGACCGGCACCGCCAGCAGAGCATGATCCTGGTCCCCCGGGACACCCCCGGCGTGACGGTACGGCGCGGCATGCGGGTCTTCGGCTACAGCGACGCCCCGCACGGCGGGCACGCCGAGATCGACTTCACCGATGTACGGGTGCCGGTGGACAACCTGGTCGGCGAGGAGGGCACCGGGTTCGCCATCGCCCAGGCCCGGCTCGGCCCCGGCCGCATCCACCACTGCATGCGCCTGGTCGGCATGGCCGAACGAGCCCTGGAACTGCTCTGCCGGCGGGTGCTCGACCGGGTCGCGTTCGGCCGCCCGCTCGCCGAGCAGGGCGTGGTCCGCGAGTGGATCGCCGAGTCGCGGGTGCGGATCGAGCAGGCCCGCCTGCTGGTGCTCAAGACCGCGTGGCTGATGGACACCGTCGGCAACAAGGGCGCGCACACGGAGATCCAGGCCATCAAGATCGCCACCCCGCTGATGGCGGAGTGGGTGATCGACAAGGCCATCCAGGCGCACGGCGGGGCCGGGGTCAGCCAGGACACCCCGCTGGCCGAACTGTGGGCGGCGGCCCGCACGCTACGCCTGGCCGACGGCCCCGACGAGGTCCACCGCGCGTCGCTGGCCCGCCGCGAGCTGCGCCGCTATTCCTGAGCGGCGTCCCCGCCGCGGTGGGTCAGGCGGAGGCCCGGTGGATCAGCTCGGTGTCCAGCAGCACGTGCGGGGAGGGAACATCCTCGCCGCGGATGCGGGACACCAGCAGCCGGGCCATCTGCCGGCCCATCTCCTCCACCGGCTGGAACACGGTGGTCAGCGGCGGCTCGGCCTGACGCGCGATCGGGGCGTCGTCGAAGCCGATCACCGCCACGTCCTCGGGCACCCGGCGGCCGGCCTCGCGCAACGCGCGCAACGCGCCGAACGCCATCAGGTCGGAGGCGACGAACACCGCGTCCAGTTCCGGGCACACGTCGAGCAGCCGGCGCATGGCCGCGGTGCCGCTGCCCTCGCTGAAGTCCCCGTACGCGATCAGGCCCGGGTCGACACGGCCGCCGGACGCGCGCACGGCCTCCTGGTAGCCGGAGAGCCGGGCCAGGCCGGCGCCCATGTCCTGCGGGCCCGCGATGGTCGCGACCCGGCGGCGGCCCTGGCGGAACAGGTGCTCCACCGCCTGTCGCGCGCCGCCGACGTTGTCCATGTCGACGAACCACGCCGGCTGCGCGTTCGGGTGCAGCATCCGCGCCGGACGACCGCCGAGCACCGTCGGCAGGCCGCGCTCCTCCAGCAGTGTGGGCAGCGGGTCCGCGTCGTGCAGTGACAGCAGGAGTACGCCGTCCACGTGCTGGTTGGTCAGGTGGTGCTCGACCCGCTCCCGCTCGATCGGCGACTGCACCATGGCCAGCCAGAGCTGCATGGGCGTCTCCACCAGCCCGGAGCTGACGCCCCGCACGATCGCGGCGAAGAACGGCTCGGTGAAGACCCGCTCCCCCGACTCGGACACGACCAGGGCCACCGAGTCGGTCCGCTGGGTGACCAGCGCACGGGCGGCACGGTTCGGCACGTACCCCAGCTCGGCGATGGCCTGCTGGACGGCGGCCCGGGCCTCCGGGCTGACCTGCGGCGAGCCGTTGACCACGCGGGAGACCGTGCCGCGCCCGACGCCGGCGCGGGCCGCGACCGCGTCGAGGGTCGGACGCCCGAGCGAGCGGGTGCGCTGCGTTGTCATCGTCTGTTGCTCCTCCGACGGTCGGGCGGACCCGGCACCGATTGAGGCGTCGGCGCCGGGCCGCCCGTTACTGGCTGGCCCAGCTTATTGTGCGGGCAGTCCGTTGCGTCGGATCACGTCGGCGTACCACCTGGCGCTGGACTTCGCGATCCGGGCCTGGCTGTCGTAGTCGACATAGACCATGCCGAACCGCTTCGTGTAGCCCCAGGCCCACTCGAAGTTGTCCAGGAGCGACCAGGCGAAGTATCCCTTGAGCGGCACGCCCGCCTCGATCGCGGCGTGCGCCGCGCGCAGGTGCGCGGAGAAGTAGGCCAGCCGGTCCGGGTCGTCCACCCGGCCGTCGACGACCTCGTCGACGAACGCCGAGCCGTTCTCGGTGACGTAGAGCGGCAGGTCGGTGTACTCCCGGTGCACCCGCTCCAGCGTCTCCACCAGGCCCGGGGCGTCGATCTCCCAGTCCATGTCCGTCACCGGGACGCCCCGGGTGACGAACCGCACGTCCTCGCTGCCCGGCCAGCAGGACGGCGCCCGCCAGTAGGGCTCCGGCTCCGCGCCCTCGACGGGCGCGGCCACCACGTGCCGGCTGTAGTAGTTGATCCCGACCATGTCCAGCGGGGTGGAGATGGTCGCCAGGTCACCGTCGCGCACGTGCCCCATGTCGGTGACCTGACGCAGATCCGCGACCAGGTCCGCCGGGTACGCCCCACGCAGCACCGGGTCCAGGAAGAACCGGTTGGCCAGCGCGTCGATCCGGCGGGCCGCGTCGGCATCCGCCGCCGATTCGCTCGCCGGGGTGACCGGGTACAGGTTGACGGTGATGCCGAGCTGCGCCTCCGGGCGGGCCGCCCGCACCGCCTGCACGGCCAGGCCGTGGCCCAGCATCAGGTGGTGCCCGGCCCGGACCGCGTCCGCGCCGTCGTTACGGCCCGGCGCGTGCACGCCGGAGCCGTAACCGAGGAACGCCGAGCACCACGGCTCGTTCAGCGTGGTGAAGTACTTCACCCGGTCACCGAGCGCCTCGGCGACGAGGTGGGAGTACTCGGCGAAACGGGCGGCGGTGTCCCGGGCCGGCCAGCCGCCCGCGTCCTCCAGCGGCTGCGGCAGGTCCCAGTGGTAGAGCGTCAGCCACGGCTCGATGCCGTGGCCGAGCAGTTCGTCGACCAGGCGGCGGTAGAAGTCCATGCCCTCCTGGTTGACCCCGCCGGTGCCGCCCGGCTGCACCCGCGGCCAGCTCACCGAGAAGCGGTACGACTGAAGGCCCAGATCGGCCATCAACCGCACGTCGTCCGGCATCCGGTGGTAGTGGTCGCACGCCACGTCGCCGGTGTGCCCGGCCACCGTCCGGCCCTCGGTGTGGCTGAAGGTGTCCCAGATCGACGGGGCACGGCCGCCCTCCGTCGCCGCGCCCTCGATCTGGTACGCGGCGGTGGCCGCGCCCCAGAGGAAGCCGGGCGGGAAGGTGAGGGCCGGACCGGCGTCGAGGACGCCGACGGCGGGCGGGCTTGCTGGGTTGCTCACGACTTGACGGCGCCTTCCATGATGCCGCCGATGATCTGGCGGCCGAACAGAACGAACACGACGAACAGGGGCAGGGTCGCGATCAACGTACCGGCGAAGATCTGCGAGTTGTCGGCGAAGTAGGCGGTGTTGAGGCTGCGCAGCGAGATCTGGACAGTCGGGTTGGACGGGTCCGCCAGCACCACGAACGGCCAGAAGAACTGGTTCCACTGCTCCATGAAGGTCAGCAGACCCAGCACGGCGGCGGCCGGACGCAGCGCGGGTGCCACCACGTGCCAGTACACCCGCCAGGTGGAGCAGCCGTCCACCCGGGCGGCCTCGATCAACTCGTTCGGTACCGCCTGCTCGGCGTACTGGCGCATCATGAAGATGCCGAAGCCGCCGATCAGGAACGGAACGGTCACCGACGGCATGGTGTTCAGCCAGTCGAGCTTGGCCATCAGGATGTACAGCGGCAGCACGCCGAGCTGGATCGGCACCATCATCGAGGTGAGGATGATCAGCAGTAGCGCGTTCTTGCCCCGGAAGCGCAGCTTGGCGAACGCGAAGCCGGCCAGCGAGCCGAAGAACACCGTCGCGACGGTGATCGTCCCGGAGACCAGGAACGAGTTCATCAGGCCCTTGACGATGTTGGCGTCGCTGTTCGCGAGCACCCGCTCGATGTTCTCCCCGAGCTTGCCGCCGGGCAGGAACGGCGGCGGCCAGGAGTTGGCCGCGTCGTTCGTCCGGCTGGCGATCACGATCATCCAGTAGAACGGGAACAGGGACAGCAGCACGCCGAAGATCAGGCCGATCATGGTGAGCGGGCTGGCCTTCCAGAGCCGCTCGGCCCGATGGGTGGTCTTCACCGGCGGGCTCTGCCGGGTGGGCGGGCGGACGGCGGTGGTCGTCATCTCGTCACCTCACTTGTCGGAGCTGATGCGGCGGGCGAGCAGGTAGTTGATCGCCGACATCAACGCGATGAGCACGAAGAGCACGAGCGCGACCGCTCCGGCGTAGCCCCACCGGAAGCGCTGGTTCATCACGTCGAGCAGGTACATCGTGATGGTCTGGAACTGCCCCTCCGAACCGCCGGAGAGGCCACCCGAGCCGCTGGTGAACAGCAGGGGCTCGGTGAACAGCTGGAGGCCGCCGATGGTGGAGATGATCAGCGTGAAGATGATCGTGGGGCGCAGCTGCGGGACCGTGATCGACCAGAACTGACGCCGCCGGGAGGCGCCGTCCAGCGCCGCGGCCTCGTACATGTCCTTGCTGATCGACTGCATGGCGGCCAGGTAGATCAGCGCGTTGTAGCCGACCCAGCGCCAGTCGACCATGGTGGAGATGGCGAACCAGGAGGCGAAGCGGTTCGCCCGCCAGTCGATCGGGTCCAGGCCGACGCTGTCGAGCAGCCAGTTGACCAGGCCGAAGTCCTTGGCGTAGATCATCGAGAAGATCAGCGCGACCACGGCGGTCGAGGTGATGATCGGCATCGCGATGGCCATCCGGAAGAACGTCTGCGCGCGCAGCTTCCGGTTGAGCGCGTTGGCGAGCATCAGCGCCAGCAGCAGCTGGGGCACCGTGGAGAGCAGGAACATGCCGAACGTGTTGACCACCGCGTTCCAGAACTGCGGGTCCTCGGTGATCAGCTCGACGAAGTTGTCCATCCCGACGAAGGAGATCGTCGAGTTCAGCGGCGACCGGTCGGTCAGCGCGATCCAGACCGTGTACGCGATCGGGTACACGCCGAACACGGCGAAGATCACGAAGAACGGCAGGACGTACAGGTACGGCGAGTACTTCAGGTCCAGCCGGGTCATCGAGGTGGCGCGGCGGCGGGTGTGCTTTGCGACGCGCGGCGCGCCGGGCTCGGGCGGCGCCGCGGCGTGCAGGTCGAGGCTCATGGGGAGTCCTTCTCCTCGGCCGGCGTCACCCGCCACACGGGCGACGCCGGACTCTGCGGGCACCGCGGGTGGCGCCGGCAGCCGGGCTGCCGACGCCACCCGCGGGCGGCTCAACCGGTCACTTACCGGCGGCCGCACCGTTCTTGAGGGCCGTCTGCCACTGCTCGCCGGCCGACTTGCCCTGCTCCACCGCGCGCAGGCTGTTCTCCACCGCGGTGCGGACCGCGTTGTTCTTCGGGCCGAGGTAGACCGGCTTCAGCTCGGTGGCGCCGGCGGCGAAGATCTTGCCGACCGGGGCCTTGCTGAAGTAGTCGTTGGTCGAGTCGGCCACGGCCGGGTCGGTGAGCGCCTGCGGGTTCGAGGGCAGGTTGCCGACCGCCTTGTACGCGCCGATCTGGCCCTTGGCGCTGGTCAGGAACTTGGCCAGCTCCGCGGCCTCCTTCTGGTGCTTGCTCGACTTCGGCACGCCGAGGAAGGAGCCGCCCCAGTTGCCACCGGCGCCCGGCGCCTTGGCGATGTCCCACTTGCCGGCCGCCGCGTCACCGGCCTGGCCCTTGATGACACCGGTCATCCAGGCGGGGCAGGCGATGGTGGCGAAGGTGCCGTTCTTGAAGCCGGCGTTCCACTCGTTGGAGAACGACTGGAGGTTGTTGGACAGCCCGGCGGCGATCATCTTGGTGGTGAGGTCGTACGCCGTCTTCACGTCCGGGTTCTGGTCGATGACCATCTTGTTGCTCTTGTCGTAGTACGTGTAGCCGGTGCCCTGGCCCGCGATCTGCATCAGCACGACGTTGTAGAAGTTGGTCGCCGAGTCGACGAACTTGTGCTTCTTGTCGGCGGCGGCGAACTTCTGGCCGGTGGCGATGAACTCGTCCCAGGTCGGCCAGAGCGCGCCGACCTGCTCGCGGTCGGTGGGCAGCCCGGCGGCCTTGAACAGGTCGCTGCGGTAGCACAGCGCCATCGAGCCGACGTCGGTGCCGAGGCCCAGCACCTTGCCGTCGGGGGTGGTGCCCTGCTCCCACTTCCACGGCAGGAAGTTGCCCTTGAGGTCGTTCGCGCCGTGGTCGGCGAGGTTCACGAACTTGTCGGCCTGGGCGTAGAACTGGACGATGGTGCCCTCTTCCAGGGCCACCACGTCGCCGGCGCCGGAGCCCGCGGTGATCTGCTGGGTGAGGCGGGTGTTGTAGTCACCGAGGCCGAGGCCCTTGCCCCGCTCCTGGATCTTGACGTTCGGGTGCTCCGCCTCGTACTGCTTGTACAGCTCTTCGTAGCCGAAGCCCTGGTCGCCGAAGACGTCGACGACCAGCGTGACCGGGCCGCCGCCGCTGCCGCTGTCGCCGCTGTCCGAGTCGTCGCCGCAGGCGGCGGTGGTGCCGAGCACGACGACGGACGCGAGCGCGATGGCCGCGAAGCGCCGACGACGGATTGGGACGCTCATCCGAGACCCCTCTTTCGGTGGTGAGGCGATATCTGCTGTGTGGTGGGGGGTGCGTGTCGCGCGGGCCGGAGCGGGCAGGAACGAGATCCGCGCCACTCCCGGGAGCGCTCCCATGAGGTTGCCGGGAGGTGACAGGGGTGTCAATAGACCGTTGGGAGCGTTCCCATTTCGTTACCGCGCCCGCGCGCGGCCCCGGGCGGGAACCCCTCGGTCGCGGCGGTGGGCCGGCCCGATCAGCGGCGGTGAGGTGGCGCGATCAGGGGTGGGGTGGCGGTCGGCGGCGCGCGGGCGCGGTCAGCAGCAGCGGCGCAACAGGACGGTGGCGCGGTCCGGGTCGAACGCGGCCGCGTCGAACGCCGGGCCGGCCCACTCGCGCATCGTCACGTGTTCCGGGTGCGCCGGGTCGGCGAGCGCGGCCAGCAGGACCGCGTACCCGGCCGGACCACCCACGTCCTCCGGCGGGCAGGCCCGCTCCCCGTCCAGGCAGAGCGGATAGCGCTCGTCCGGGTCGGCGGCGCAGCAGTCCTCCACCACCAGGTCGTGCTCCCACCAGTCACCGAAGTCGTACGTGTAGCGGAAGCGGTCGCCCTTGCCCACGAGCGCGTCCAGCCGGACGTCCAGTTCGTCGCGCAGCGCCAGTTCGCCGCCCGGGTCGGGCTCACCGTACTGCCGGCCGTCGACGTCGAACGAGTGCAGATGGCAGTCCCGCCAGCCCATCGCGTGCTGGATCACCCGGTGCAGCCGGTCCAGGGTGTAGCCGCCGGGCACCAGCACCCGCCGCCACACCGGCGGCCGGACGCCGGCCAGCGACACCATGAGCTGGAAGATCTGACGCGACACGACGTCCCATCCTTCCTGGGCATAGGCTGCCTGCATGATCTGCCGAGCCTGCCGGGAACGGCGGCACGACGACTGTCCTGGCCGGAAGTGGTGCGACTGCCAGCACCGTACCCCCGAACCCACCCCTCCGGTCACGGGTCCGGCCGGCGAATGACCGTCGGAACCCCGATCGAACGGATCTGGCCCGCACCCGTTACCGGTGCGCTCACCGATCCGCAGCTCACCGCGCTCTACGCCCGGGCGGCCGGCCCGCATCTGCGGGTCAACTTCGTCGCCAGCGCCGACGGCGCGGTCACTCTGGACGGATACTCGGCCGGGCTCTCCGGCGAGCCGGACAAGCGGGTCTTCGGGCTGCTGCGGATGCTCTGCGACGGTCTCGTGGTGGCCGCCGGCACGCTGCGCCACGAGGGCTACCGGGCGGTGCGGCTGAGCCCGGAACGCCGGGCCTGGCGGCGTGAGCAGGGGCTGGCCGAGTTCCCGACGCTGGTGGTCGTGTCCGGCTCACTCGACCTCGACCCGGCGCAGGCCGCGTTCGCCGACGCCCCGGTCCGGCCGATCGTGCTCACCCACCCGGGCGCCGTACCGCCGCCGGGGTTGACCGACGTGGCCGACGTGATCCGCTGCGGCACCGACCCGGCCGATGACACGGGCCGCGCCGACGACACCGGCCGCGCCGACGGCAGCGGCCGGGCGGACGGCGCCGGGCGGACCGGTGGCACCGGGCGGGTCGATCTCGTCGCCGGCCTGGCCGAGTTGCGCCGGCGCGGGCTGAACCAGTTGCTCTGCGAGGGCGGCCCGCACCTGTTCGGCGCGCTCACCGCCGCCGACCTGGTCGACGAGCTGTGCCTGACGGTGGCGCCGCTGCTCGCCGGCGCCGGCCCGGGGCGGATCACCGCCGGGGACGCCAGCGTCCCGCGCCACCTGCCGCTACGTCACGTGCTGGCCGCCGCCGACGGCGTGCTGATGCTCCGCTACGCCCGCGACCCCGCCGACCCGCAGCCCGCCGGCGCCGCCCCCGCCGCCTGACCCGGCACCCGGCACCCGGCACCCGGCACCCGGCACCCGGCACCCGGCACCCGGCACCCGGCACCCGGCACCCGGCACCCGGCACCCGCGATCTTGCACTTGGGGCCCTGATTGTGCCCGTTTTGCGCTGAACTGAGAGGGCCGGAAGTGCAAGATCGCGTCAATTTCGGGGAGCAGCGCGGCTCGGACTGCCTGCTGTGGCCAGCTCCTCCCGTCTTGCGGGACGGCCGTTCCGTTGAGTGAGATCCGTAGAGATCTTGGCAGGAAAGGCCCCCATGAGGGCCGTTTCCTACCAAGATCTTCGCGGCTCTCCGGAGGCAGGACGGGAACTCCTGCTTTTCGGGACAAGCTCGGCTGGTTGGTCCGACTCGCTGCCGGGAGCGGACGGCAGTTCGCCAAGATCTCGGGTCAGCCCGGCAACGAGAGGCTGGTCCGGCCGACCGGCGCCTCGCGAGCAGTCGTCGTCAGGGGCAGCGGCCGCCACCTGCGCCGCCGACACCCGCGCCACACGACGGGCCCGTAGCCGAAACAAGGAAAACGCACGCTCAGTGGTCGGGCGGATCCGGGTGGCTACCGTTCGGCGCACGGGTGACGTGGCGTCCGCCGCGTCGCGTGGCAACCTGTCGCATCCCTCGGGCAGGATGCACGACGTGCACCGCCAACGGTACGACCAGCCGACCGGAGACCGCCGATGACCGACGATCAGCTCGACGGGCCCGGCGAGGGTGTGGGCCGGGTGCTCGGCACCGCCGACGCCACCCCGCTCACCTTCTGGACGGCTGTGGCGCCGGGCAGCTACCTGCAACTCGACGACGTGGTGGTGACCCGCCGCGACCTGCCCGACCGTGAGCCCGTGACGATCGCCGGGGTGGTGACCCAGGTGCGCGCCCGGCACGAGGGGGCGCAGTTCGACTCCGACGTCTTCGCCATCGCCGACGGCACGCTGCCGGCGCAGGTGCAGGAGGCCGCCGAGGTCACCACCACGCGGGTCGACCCGGAGTTCTACGTGCCGCCGACGCCGGGCGCGGTGGTGCACCGGGCCGAGGGTGACGCGCGGGCGCGGGCGCTGCACTTCGACCGGATGGAGCGGCGGATCCCGATGGGGATGGGCCGCGACGGGGTGCCGGTCTACCTCAACGCCGACTTCCTCGACGGTACCCGGGGCGCGCACGTGTCGATCTCCGGCATCTCCGGTGTCGCCACCAAGACGAGCTTCGCCACGTTCCTGCTCTACTCGGTGTTCCGCTCCGGCGTGCTGGGCGGCGACGCGGTGAACGCGAAGGCGCTGATCTTCAACGTCAAGGGCGAGGATCTGCTGTTCCTCGACCACCCGAACAGCCGGCTCGACGACCCGACCCGGGCGGCGTACGCGAAGCTGGGCCTTGATGCGGGCGCGTTCCCGGACGTGCGGGTGTACGCCCCGCCGCGGGTCGGCGACTCCTCCGGCACGCCCGATGTGAGCAGCCGGCTCACCGGCGTGGACAGCTTCTACTGGACGCTGTCCGAGTTCTGCGCCGACCGGCTCCTGCCGTACGTGTTCGCCGACGCCGACGACGAGCGCCAGCAGTACACGATGGTGGTCCACTCGGTGGCCGCGCACCTGGCCCGCTACGCCCAGCCCGCCGACGGCGGGGTGAGCATCGACGGGGTACGGCTCGGCTCGTACGCCGATCTGGTCGACCACGTCGTCGAGCAGCTCAACGACGACGAGACGCGCGGCGAGTGGGCGGGCAGCGCGGTCGGGCTGGGCACCGTGAACGCGTTCGCCCGCCGGTTGATCGGCAGCAAGAAGGATCTGGGCCGGCTGATCCGGGGCGACCTGGCGGCCCGGCGCCCGCACTCGATCAACACGGCGGAGAGCGCCCAGGTGACTGTGGTCGACCTGCACAACCTGCCGGATCGCGCGCAGCGGTTCGTGGTCGGTGTGACGCTCAAGAGCGAGTTCGAGCGCAAGGAGAAGGCGGGCACCGCCAAGCCGCTGCTGTTCGTCGTGCTCGACGAGCTGAACAAGTACGCGCCGCGGGAGGGCTCGTCGCCGATCAAGGAGGTGCTGCTCGACATCGCCGAGCGGGGCCGCTCACTGGGTGTGATCCTGGTCGGCGCGCAGCAGACCGCGAGCGAGGTGGAGCGGCGGATCGTCACCAACTCGGCGATCCGGGTGGTGGGCCGGCTCGACCCGGCCGAGGCGTCCCGCCCGGAGTACGGCTTCCTGCCGCCCGCGCAGCGGCAGCGGGCGCTGCTGGCCAAGCCGGGCACGATGTTCGTCAACCAGCCGGACATCCCGGTGCCGCTCTGCCTGGAGTTCCCATTCCCGGCGTGGGCGACCCGGGTCTCGGAGGCGGGCCGCGCGCCCTCGGAGACGCTACGGTCGATCACCCAGGCCGCCGATCCGTTCGCGGTGGTCGGCTCCGGCTCCTCCGACGACGACATCCCGTTCTAGGCGGCACCCACATGAAGATCCTGCACACCTCCGACTGGCACGTCGGCAAGGTCCTCAAGGGGCAGTCCCGGGCCGAGGAGCACAAGCAGGTCCTCGCCCAGGTCATCGACATCGCCCAGCGTGAGCGGCCCGACCTGGTGATCGTCGCCGGTGACCTGTACGACACCGCCGCGCCGACCCCGGAGGCGACCCGGCTGGTGACGCGGGCGCTCACCGCGTTGCGGCGTACCGGTGCCGATGTGGTGGCGATCGGCGGCAACCACGACAACGGCGCGGCGCTGGACGCGCTGCGGCCGTGGGCCGAGGCGGCCGGGATCACGCTGCGCGGCAGCGTCCGGGAAAACCCGGACGAGCACGTCGTCGACGGCGTCACCGCAGACGGCGAGCGCTGGCGGCTGGCCGCGTTGCCGTTCCTGTCCCAGCGGTACGCGGTGCGCGCGGTGGAGATGTACACGCTCACCCCGGCCGAGGCCAACCAGACGTACGCCGACCACCTGGGCCGGGTGCTGGACCGC from the Micromonospora sp. WMMA1947 genome contains:
- a CDS encoding phosphotransferase family protein, with translation MTDPAADVAAPSTGPAPRGLDLDRLAAHLAVHRPDLSGPLSARLIAGGKSNLTYLLRAGDREVVLRRPPLGHVLATAHDMAREHRVISALAPTGVPVPEALLLCAHESVIGAPFYLMAKVDGEVYRRREQTDALTSAQRHDLAMAMMDTLATLHRVEPAEVGLADFGRPEGYLGRQVRRWAGQLDRSRSRPLPGIDELRDTLAASVPEGANAGRIVHGDYRLDNLLAGVDPVAVRAVLDWEMATLGDPLADLGLLLTYWDVLGDSDHGEGNPVADGIGPRAGFPTGAELIERYAGRSDVDVGPLHWHVALGCFKLAVICEGIHYRHTLGQTLGEGFDRIGDMVAPLVAHGLRAVREN
- a CDS encoding acyl-CoA dehydrogenase family protein, which produces MEFAYDDRTVELRQRLEAFLTECVYPAEPVHHEQVAAAGDPWARPPVMEELKAQARERGLWNLFLPDARYGAGLTNLQYAPLAELTGRSPHLAPEALNCAAPDTGNMELLAEFGSEAQRKQWLMPLLAGEIRSAFCMTEPEVASSDATNIGTRIVRDGDHYVVNGRKWWSSGAMDPRCEIFIVMGKTDPDADRHRQQSMILVPRDTPGVTVRRGMRVFGYSDAPHGGHAEIDFTDVRVPVDNLVGEEGTGFAIAQARLGPGRIHHCMRLVGMAERALELLCRRVLDRVAFGRPLAEQGVVREWIAESRVRIEQARLLVLKTAWLMDTVGNKGAHTEIQAIKIATPLMAEWVIDKAIQAHGGAGVSQDTPLAELWAAARTLRLADGPDEVHRASLARRELRRYS
- a CDS encoding LacI family DNA-binding transcriptional regulator translates to MTTQRTRSLGRPTLDAVAARAGVGRGTVSRVVNGSPQVSPEARAAVQQAIAELGYVPNRAARALVTQRTDSVALVVSESGERVFTEPFFAAIVRGVSSGLVETPMQLWLAMVQSPIERERVEHHLTNQHVDGVLLLSLHDADPLPTLLEERGLPTVLGGRPARMLHPNAQPAWFVDMDNVGGARQAVEHLFRQGRRRVATIAGPQDMGAGLARLSGYQEAVRASGGRVDPGLIAYGDFSEGSGTAAMRRLLDVCPELDAVFVASDLMAFGALRALREAGRRVPEDVAVIGFDDAPIARQAEPPLTTVFQPVEEMGRQMARLLVSRIRGEDVPSPHVLLDTELIHRASA
- a CDS encoding GH1 family beta-glucosidase, with product MSNPASPPAVGVLDAGPALTFPPGFLWGAATAAYQIEGAATEGGRAPSIWDTFSHTEGRTVAGHTGDVACDHYHRMPDDVRLMADLGLQSYRFSVSWPRVQPGGTGGVNQEGMDFYRRLVDELLGHGIEPWLTLYHWDLPQPLEDAGGWPARDTAARFAEYSHLVAEALGDRVKYFTTLNEPWCSAFLGYGSGVHAPGRNDGADAVRAGHHLMLGHGLAVQAVRAARPEAQLGITVNLYPVTPASESAADADAARRIDALANRFFLDPVLRGAYPADLVADLRQVTDMGHVRDGDLATISTPLDMVGINYYSRHVVAAPVEGAEPEPYWRAPSCWPGSEDVRFVTRGVPVTDMDWEIDAPGLVETLERVHREYTDLPLYVTENGSAFVDEVVDGRVDDPDRLAYFSAHLRAAHAAIEAGVPLKGYFAWSLLDNFEWAWGYTKRFGMVYVDYDSQARIAKSSARWYADVIRRNGLPAQ
- a CDS encoding carbohydrate ABC transporter permease translates to MIGLIFGVLLSLFPFYWMIVIASRTNDAANSWPPPFLPGGKLGENIERVLANSDANIVKGLMNSFLVSGTITVATVFFGSLAGFAFAKLRFRGKNALLLIILTSMMVPIQLGVLPLYILMAKLDWLNTMPSVTVPFLIGGFGIFMMRQYAEQAVPNELIEAARVDGCSTWRVYWHVVAPALRPAAAVLGLLTFMEQWNQFFWPFVVLADPSNPTVQISLRSLNTAYFADNSQIFAGTLIATLPLFVVFVLFGRQIIGGIMEGAVKS
- a CDS encoding sugar ABC transporter permease — its product is MSLDLHAAAPPEPGAPRVAKHTRRRATSMTRLDLKYSPYLYVLPFFVIFAVFGVYPIAYTVWIALTDRSPLNSTISFVGMDNFVELITEDPQFWNAVVNTFGMFLLSTVPQLLLALMLANALNRKLRAQTFFRMAIAMPIITSTAVVALIFSMIYAKDFGLVNWLLDSVGLDPIDWRANRFASWFAISTMVDWRWVGYNALIYLAAMQSISKDMYEAAALDGASRRRQFWSITVPQLRPTIIFTLIISTIGGLQLFTEPLLFTSGSGGLSGGSEGQFQTITMYLLDVMNQRFRWGYAGAVALVLFVLIALMSAINYLLARRISSDK